The Variovorax paradoxus B4 genome includes a region encoding these proteins:
- a CDS encoding universal stress protein, producing the protein MYHRILVPIDGSPTAERGLREAIRLAAEQKGKLRLLHVIDDFPMLMEMSTISSFDASLQKLREYGESVLAAGKAAAAQSEVEVDTILREVTRGRIADVVIEEAKNAACDLVVMGTHGRRGFSRLALGSDADLVVRGSPVPVLLVRQEPGA; encoded by the coding sequence ATGTACCACCGCATTCTTGTTCCCATCGACGGCAGCCCCACTGCGGAACGCGGGTTGCGCGAGGCCATCCGCCTGGCGGCCGAGCAAAAAGGAAAACTGCGCCTGCTGCACGTCATCGACGACTTTCCGATGCTGATGGAAATGTCCACCATCTCCAGCTTCGATGCCAGCCTGCAGAAGCTGCGGGAGTACGGGGAATCCGTGCTCGCGGCCGGCAAGGCCGCCGCAGCGCAGTCGGAAGTCGAGGTCGACACCATCCTGCGCGAGGTCACGCGCGGACGGATTGCCGACGTCGTGATCGAAGAGGCCAAGAACGCCGCATGCGACCTGGTCGTGATGGGCACCCATGGCCGGCGCGGTTTCAGCCGCCTCGCGCTCGGAAGCGACGCCGATCTCGTCGTGCGCGGCAGTCCGGTGCCCGTGCTGCTGGTGCGACAGGAACCGGGCGCCTGA
- a CDS encoding type II toxin-antitoxin system prevent-host-death family antitoxin, whose protein sequence is MAAVLPNLDELPRQNASHVKNRWGDVVRQVQKTGSLAVTNHSTVEMVLLTAATYNQLVEDAQALKAREQSVLDELGRRFDVRLGVLQQPDAAAQVGKLFAAKGKLGRRPKAGDTF, encoded by the coding sequence ATGGCCGCCGTCCTGCCCAACCTCGATGAACTGCCGCGTCAGAACGCATCCCACGTCAAGAACCGCTGGGGCGACGTGGTCCGCCAGGTCCAGAAGACCGGCAGCCTGGCCGTGACCAACCATTCGACGGTGGAGATGGTGCTGCTGACCGCGGCCACCTACAACCAGCTGGTGGAAGACGCGCAGGCGCTCAAGGCGCGCGAGCAGTCGGTGCTCGACGAACTCGGGCGCCGCTTCGACGTTCGCCTGGGCGTGCTGCAGCAGCCGGATGCGGCGGCGCAGGTGGGCAAGCTGTTCGCTGCCAAGGGCAAGCTCGGGCGCCGTCCCAAGGCAGGCGACACCTTCTGA
- a CDS encoding winged helix-turn-helix domain-containing protein: protein MKSASHIAVLDDEVEITLLLANYLQSHGFRVTQLHDGPSLMTLMDSDPADLVLLDLGLPGEDGFSIARRMRENWRCGLVIVTGRGDAVDKVVGLEVGADDYVTKPFDLRELVARVKAVLRRLTPDDAPAAVPASAQPASLASADRLRFAGWQLDLAARSLTNPRGHSVALTGGEFDLLSALARHPGRVLSRDFLLEQTRGREAAPFDRTIDVQVGRLRKKIEADPDDPQIVKSVRGAGYILVPPVAQG, encoded by the coding sequence ATGAAATCCGCCTCTCACATCGCGGTCCTCGACGACGAGGTCGAGATCACGCTGCTGCTGGCCAATTACCTTCAAAGCCATGGTTTTCGCGTGACCCAGCTGCACGACGGCCCATCGCTGATGACGCTGATGGACAGCGATCCGGCCGATCTCGTGCTGCTCGACCTCGGGCTGCCCGGCGAGGACGGCTTCTCCATTGCCCGCCGCATGCGCGAAAACTGGCGCTGCGGCCTGGTCATCGTCACTGGCCGCGGCGATGCGGTGGACAAGGTCGTCGGCCTGGAAGTGGGCGCGGACGACTACGTGACGAAACCATTCGACCTGCGCGAGCTCGTGGCGCGGGTCAAGGCCGTGCTCAGGCGCCTGACGCCCGACGATGCACCGGCGGCCGTGCCCGCATCGGCCCAGCCGGCCAGCCTCGCCTCTGCCGACCGGCTGCGCTTCGCCGGCTGGCAGCTCGACCTCGCGGCACGCAGCCTCACGAACCCGCGGGGCCACAGCGTGGCGCTCACCGGCGGCGAATTCGACCTGCTGAGCGCGTTGGCGCGGCACCCCGGGCGCGTGCTGTCGCGCGACTTCCTGCTCGAGCAGACGCGCGGACGCGAAGCCGCACCCTTCGACCGCACCATCGACGTGCAGGTCGGCCGGCTGCGCAAGAAGATCGAGGCCGACCCGGACGACCCGCAGATCGTCAAGTCGGTGCGGGGCGCAGGCTACATCCTGGTTCCACCCGTCGCGCAAGGCTGA
- a CDS encoding BON domain-containing protein — translation MKSDTQLKADIQAELEWDPAVTSANVGVIVNHGVVTLTGHLGSYAEKLAVEQAVQRVSGVKALAVETSVKLAAGLERTDADIAQAVGHALEWNVQVPRNAVQPMVEGGWVTLTGEVEWDYQRQAAESTVRNLLGVTGITNLVKIRLQVCSADVERQVQDALIRAFHGEPRQVAVDVHGSQVVLRGKVRSWAEFEAVRGAAWSAPGVVSVVNELAVEA, via the coding sequence ATGAAATCCGACACACAGCTCAAAGCAGATATCCAGGCCGAACTCGAATGGGATCCGGCCGTCACTTCGGCGAATGTGGGTGTCATCGTCAACCACGGCGTGGTCACGCTGACGGGCCATCTCGGCAGCTATGCGGAAAAGCTCGCGGTGGAACAGGCCGTGCAGCGCGTCAGCGGCGTGAAGGCGCTGGCCGTCGAAACCTCGGTGAAGCTGGCCGCCGGCCTCGAACGCACCGATGCCGACATCGCACAGGCCGTCGGGCACGCGCTCGAATGGAACGTGCAGGTGCCCCGCAACGCGGTCCAGCCGATGGTCGAGGGCGGATGGGTCACGCTGACCGGTGAAGTCGAGTGGGACTACCAGCGCCAGGCCGCGGAATCGACGGTTCGCAACCTGTTGGGCGTCACCGGCATCACGAACCTGGTGAAGATCAGGCTGCAGGTGTGCTCCGCGGATGTGGAACGGCAGGTGCAGGACGCGCTCATCCGCGCGTTCCATGGCGAGCCGCGGCAGGTTGCGGTCGACGTGCACGGCTCGCAGGTCGTGCTGCGCGGCAAGGTGCGCTCCTGGGCGGAGTTCGAAGCCGTCCGCGGCGCCGCCTGGTCCGCGCCGGGGGTGGTTTCGGTGGTCAACGAACTGGCTGTCGAGGCCTGA
- a CDS encoding MBL fold metallo-hydrolase: MRIDFLGGTGTVTGSKYLLTHEGRRLLVDCGLFQGLKQLRLRNWDALPFDASAIDAVLLTHAHIDHSGFVPRLVKLGFKGKVYCTAATRELCELLLPDSGRLQEEEADFSNRHGFSKHKPALPLYTEQEARAALKRFECVSFDEEFSPWPGWSWRLVRAGHILGAGSLRVEWEQGSILFSGDLGRSDDLVMRPPQEAAPADYVVVESTYGNRLHLDADTLGELAAVINRTAARGGVLVVPAFAVGRAQTLLYCIQMLKREGRIPDMPVYLNSPMAADATRLYKAHLDEHRMSAEQCADMSGKTIIVNTLEESKRLNTLTYPSIIVSASGMATGGRVLHHLKAYAPDARNTILFAGFQAAGTRGATLVGGADAVKIHGTYVPVRAEVANLETLSAHADREQLLAWLSSQKTPRRVFVTHGEPVAADALRLAVEERYGWPCTVPDYRESREL, from the coding sequence ATGCGCATCGATTTTCTGGGCGGCACCGGCACCGTGACCGGTTCCAAGTACCTGCTGACGCACGAGGGCCGGCGGCTGCTGGTGGACTGCGGGCTGTTCCAGGGACTGAAGCAGCTGCGGCTGCGCAATTGGGATGCACTGCCTTTCGATGCGTCGGCCATCGATGCCGTGCTGCTGACGCATGCCCACATCGATCACAGCGGCTTCGTGCCGCGGCTCGTGAAGCTCGGCTTCAAGGGGAAGGTGTACTGCACGGCCGCCACCCGCGAACTGTGCGAACTGCTGCTGCCCGATTCCGGCCGGCTGCAGGAGGAAGAGGCCGATTTTTCCAACCGGCACGGGTTTTCGAAGCACAAGCCTGCACTGCCGCTCTACACCGAGCAGGAGGCGCGCGCTGCGCTGAAGCGGTTCGAATGCGTTTCGTTCGACGAAGAATTCTCGCCCTGGCCCGGTTGGTCATGGCGGCTGGTGCGGGCCGGCCACATCCTCGGCGCGGGCAGCCTGCGCGTGGAATGGGAGCAAGGCAGCATCCTGTTCTCGGGCGACCTGGGCCGCAGCGACGATCTGGTGATGCGGCCGCCGCAGGAGGCCGCGCCGGCGGACTACGTGGTGGTGGAGTCCACCTACGGCAACAGGCTGCATCTGGACGCGGACACCCTCGGCGAACTGGCCGCCGTGATCAACCGCACGGCTGCGCGCGGCGGGGTGCTGGTCGTGCCGGCGTTCGCGGTGGGGCGCGCGCAGACCCTGCTGTACTGCATCCAGATGCTCAAGCGCGAAGGCCGCATTCCGGACATGCCGGTGTATTTGAACAGCCCGATGGCCGCGGATGCCACCCGTCTCTACAAGGCGCACCTGGACGAGCACCGCATGAGCGCCGAGCAATGCGCCGACATGAGCGGAAAGACGATCATCGTCAACACGCTGGAGGAGTCGAAGCGGCTCAACACCTTGACCTATCCGTCGATCATCGTGTCGGCCAGCGGCATGGCGACGGGCGGCCGCGTGCTGCATCACCTGAAGGCCTACGCACCCGATGCGCGCAACACGATCCTGTTCGCGGGCTTCCAGGCCGCGGGCACGCGCGGCGCGACGCTGGTGGGCGGCGCGGACGCGGTGAAGATCCACGGCACCTACGTGCCGGTGCGTGCCGAAGTGGCGAACCTCGAGACCCTGTCCGCCCATGCCGACCGCGAGCAACTGCTGGCCTGGCTCTCGTCCCAGAAAACACCGCGCCGCGTGTTCGTGACGCACGGCGAACCCGTGGCCGCCGACGCGCTGAGGCTGGCCGTCGAGGAGCGCTACGGCTGGCCCTGCACCGTGCCCGACTACCGTGAGTCGCGGGAGCTGTGA
- a CDS encoding universal stress protein — protein MQTPGSILLHLDGSARTAERIRFARSLAEAFDAQVTGAPCTLSALMRYPFALEGAAEAIAIMREGDKAARDRMYASFTAQAAGSHRMHWSEPESDAPWGFARRALYADLVILGQRNPEDPMASELPGDFLPHLLVESGRPALVLPYAGPLVAAAGTVLLAWKETPEAARAVSAALPWLRAASNVHAACYGEDAEASLKQLQRYLAAQGIADVSLHADASGEGDAGNRLLSMSADLGADLLVMGCYGHSRAREWILGGATRTMLESMTLPVLMSH, from the coding sequence ATGCAGACCCCTGGATCGATTCTCCTGCACCTCGATGGCTCGGCCCGCACGGCGGAGCGCATCAGGTTTGCGCGCAGCCTGGCCGAGGCGTTCGATGCGCAAGTGACCGGTGCGCCGTGCACCCTGTCCGCGCTCATGCGCTATCCGTTCGCGCTGGAAGGCGCCGCAGAAGCCATCGCGATCATGCGAGAGGGCGACAAGGCCGCGCGAGACAGGATGTACGCGAGCTTCACGGCCCAGGCGGCGGGCTCGCACCGCATGCACTGGAGCGAACCGGAGAGCGACGCGCCGTGGGGTTTTGCCCGCCGTGCGCTGTACGCCGACCTGGTGATCCTGGGCCAGCGCAATCCCGAAGATCCCATGGCCTCCGAATTGCCCGGTGACTTCCTGCCCCACCTGCTGGTGGAAAGCGGGCGGCCCGCGCTGGTGCTGCCCTATGCGGGGCCGCTGGTTGCGGCGGCCGGCACCGTGCTGCTGGCATGGAAGGAAACCCCCGAGGCCGCGCGCGCGGTATCGGCCGCGCTGCCCTGGCTGCGCGCCGCCTCGAACGTGCACGCGGCCTGCTATGGCGAGGACGCCGAAGCATCCCTGAAGCAACTGCAGCGCTATCTTGCCGCACAGGGGATTGCCGACGTGTCGCTGCATGCGGACGCCAGCGGAGAAGGGGATGCCGGCAACCGGCTGCTGTCGATGTCCGCGGATCTGGGCGCAGACTTGCTCGTGATGGGCTGCTACGGCCACAGCCGGGCGCGCGAATGGATCCTGGGCGGTGCCACGCGCACGATGCTCGAGTCGATGACACTGCCGGTGCTGATGTCGCATTGA
- the adhP gene encoding alcohol dehydrogenase AdhP translates to MQTMKAAVVREFGRPLQIEEVAIPEVTPGQVLVKVVASGVCHTDLHAADGDWPVKPSLPFIPGHEGVGFVAAIGAGVKDVKEGDRVGVPWLHTACGHCEHCITGWETLCDQQQMTGYTVNGGYAEYVLADPGYIGRLPANVGFTEIAPVLCAGVTVYKGLKMLDCKPGDWVVISGVGGLGHLAVQYAKAMGFHVVGVDIHDGQLKLAKALGADMVINAATQDPVAELQRTLRGAHGVLVTAVSRSAFGQALGMLHKRGTMALVGLPPGDFPLPIFDMVLNAKTVRGSIVGTRKDLQEALEFAGEGKVRTVCTEDSLDNINTVLDRMRQGRIEGRVVMRIADGEQGAPANP, encoded by the coding sequence ATGCAAACCATGAAGGCTGCCGTCGTCCGGGAATTCGGCCGCCCCCTGCAGATCGAGGAAGTCGCCATTCCGGAGGTCACGCCCGGCCAGGTGCTGGTGAAAGTGGTCGCATCGGGCGTATGCCACACCGACCTGCACGCCGCGGATGGCGACTGGCCGGTGAAGCCTTCGCTGCCCTTCATTCCGGGCCACGAGGGCGTCGGCTTCGTCGCGGCCATCGGCGCCGGCGTCAAGGACGTGAAGGAAGGCGACCGCGTGGGCGTGCCCTGGCTCCACACGGCCTGCGGGCACTGCGAACACTGCATCACCGGCTGGGAAACGTTGTGCGACCAGCAGCAGATGACCGGCTACACCGTCAACGGCGGCTACGCCGAGTACGTGCTGGCCGACCCCGGCTATATCGGGCGGCTGCCCGCCAACGTGGGCTTCACCGAGATTGCTCCGGTGCTGTGTGCCGGCGTCACGGTCTACAAGGGCCTGAAAATGCTCGACTGCAAGCCGGGCGACTGGGTGGTGATCTCGGGCGTCGGGGGCCTCGGGCATCTTGCCGTGCAGTATGCCAAGGCCATGGGATTCCACGTGGTGGGCGTCGACATCCACGACGGCCAGCTCAAGCTGGCGAAGGCGCTCGGCGCGGACATGGTCATCAATGCCGCCACCCAGGATCCCGTGGCGGAACTGCAGCGCACCTTGCGCGGCGCGCACGGCGTGCTGGTCACGGCGGTGTCGCGCAGCGCCTTCGGCCAGGCGCTGGGCATGCTGCACAAGCGCGGCACGATGGCCCTGGTGGGCCTGCCGCCCGGCGACTTTCCGCTGCCGATCTTCGACATGGTGCTCAACGCCAAGACGGTGCGAGGCTCGATCGTCGGTACGCGCAAGGACCTGCAGGAGGCGCTGGAATTCGCCGGCGAAGGCAAGGTGCGAACCGTGTGCACCGAGGACAGCCTGGACAACATCAACACGGTACTGGACCGCATGCGGCAGGGCCGGATCGAGGGCCGCGTCGTGATGCGCATAGCGGATGGCGAACAAGGAGCCCCGGCGAATCCGTGA
- a CDS encoding PAS domain S-box protein, protein MNPPSSPIAPPLPGLPSGVEESSVFRSLFISYPDSLLLVDQAGRIVLANPSAANLLGYTVHELVGLNVDALVPDSIRPRHASYREAYGRAPRPRPMGTQMELVAKRKDGSEVMVEIALSPLQSQGLPFVVAAIRDIGAYPRVKQALQRARYSDHLAQLGRLAVDTRDLQVVLDHVPAMAAEALEVEVAMVLLLENSRLEFRVASGVGLVPGEEIGARIPSHANTPPGFVFAEGQPVVVPDYREERRFAVPQAYLDAGLVSALAVPFYDRGRFIGVLTVRSREAKRFGDEELRFLESLSNLLATSLQRVQTEEALSHAQRLESVGQLTGGIAHDFNNLLTVIQGNLQVLEELPAIAQDGYAQQLVGAAARASRRGAELTGKLLAFSRRQMLQPNAVDTHAMLHSLADMLRRTLDQRIGIAIDAAPGCPPVLADPGQLESALLNIAINARDAMPEGGTLHFRAAACGALPPEVHNELSDHDAHGSFVAISVVDNGTGMTEEVKERAFEPFFTTKEAGRGTGLGLSAVYGFVKQSKGAVAIATRPGAGTTVTLYLPQLYDPAPAAAEEEEDGEQAIPVGLRVMLVEDDAEVRRVVHTFLVTLGCSVVTAGNAEQALLSMETDAGSFDVLLSDIALGPGMRGTRLATEAQQRFPRLAILLMSGFSSELLDADRDVPQSWELLRKPYTRGELARALAKVLAAARPS, encoded by the coding sequence ATGAACCCGCCCTCTTCCCCGATCGCCCCCCCCTTGCCGGGACTGCCTTCGGGCGTTGAAGAGAGCAGCGTCTTCCGTTCGCTCTTCATTTCCTACCCGGACTCGCTGCTGCTGGTCGACCAGGCCGGCCGCATCGTGCTGGCCAACCCCTCGGCAGCCAACCTGCTGGGCTACACGGTCCACGAACTGGTGGGACTGAACGTCGACGCGCTGGTGCCCGACAGCATCCGCCCGCGCCACGCTTCCTACCGCGAGGCCTACGGCCGGGCGCCACGCCCCAGGCCCATGGGCACGCAGATGGAGCTGGTCGCCAAGCGCAAGGACGGCAGCGAGGTGATGGTCGAGATCGCGCTCAGCCCGCTGCAAAGCCAGGGCCTGCCCTTCGTCGTTGCCGCCATCCGCGACATCGGCGCCTATCCCCGCGTGAAGCAGGCGCTGCAGCGTGCGCGCTACAGCGACCACCTCGCGCAGCTGGGCCGGCTGGCCGTGGACACCCGCGACCTGCAGGTGGTGCTCGACCACGTGCCCGCCATGGCCGCGGAAGCGCTGGAGGTCGAAGTGGCCATGGTGCTGCTGCTGGAGAACAGCCGCCTCGAATTCCGCGTGGCCAGCGGCGTGGGCCTGGTGCCCGGAGAGGAAATCGGCGCGCGCATTCCCAGCCATGCAAACACGCCGCCCGGCTTCGTGTTTGCCGAGGGACAGCCGGTGGTGGTGCCCGACTACCGCGAAGAGCGGCGCTTCGCGGTGCCGCAGGCGTACCTGGACGCCGGACTGGTCAGCGCGCTGGCCGTGCCCTTCTACGACCGGGGCCGGTTCATCGGCGTGCTGACCGTGCGATCGCGCGAGGCCAAGCGCTTCGGCGACGAAGAGTTGCGGTTCCTCGAATCGCTCTCCAACCTGCTGGCCACCAGCCTGCAGCGGGTGCAGACCGAAGAGGCGCTCAGCCACGCCCAGCGGCTCGAAAGCGTCGGCCAGCTCACGGGCGGCATCGCGCACGACTTCAACAACCTGCTCACCGTCATCCAAGGCAACCTGCAGGTGCTCGAAGAGCTGCCCGCCATTGCGCAGGACGGCTACGCCCAGCAGCTGGTGGGGGCCGCGGCGCGGGCATCGCGGCGCGGCGCCGAGCTCACGGGCAAGCTGCTGGCGTTTTCGCGCCGGCAGATGCTGCAGCCCAACGCGGTGGACACGCATGCGATGCTGCATTCCCTGGCCGACATGCTGCGGCGCACGCTCGACCAGCGCATCGGCATCGCGATCGACGCCGCGCCGGGTTGCCCGCCGGTGCTCGCCGACCCCGGTCAGCTCGAATCGGCATTGCTGAACATTGCCATCAACGCCCGCGACGCCATGCCCGAAGGCGGCACGCTGCACTTTCGCGCCGCGGCCTGCGGCGCGCTGCCGCCGGAGGTGCACAACGAGCTCAGCGACCATGACGCACACGGCAGTTTCGTGGCCATCTCGGTGGTCGACAACGGCACGGGCATGACCGAGGAAGTGAAGGAGCGCGCCTTCGAGCCCTTCTTCACGACCAAGGAAGCCGGCCGGGGCACCGGCTTGGGCCTGAGCGCGGTGTACGGCTTCGTGAAGCAGTCCAAGGGCGCCGTGGCCATCGCGACGCGGCCGGGCGCGGGAACGACCGTGACGCTCTATCTTCCCCAGCTGTACGACCCGGCTCCTGCGGCTGCAGAGGAGGAAGAAGACGGCGAACAGGCGATTCCCGTCGGCCTGCGGGTCATGCTGGTCGAGGACGACGCCGAAGTGCGCAGGGTCGTCCACACATTTCTCGTGACGCTCGGCTGCAGCGTGGTGACCGCGGGCAATGCCGAGCAGGCCTTGCTGAGCATGGAAACGGATGCGGGCTCCTTCGACGTGCTGCTCAGCGACATCGCGCTCGGGCCCGGCATGCGCGGAACCCGGCTCGCCACCGAGGCGCAGCAGCGCTTTCCCCGGCTCGCGATTCTCCTGATGTCCGGCTTCTCGTCGGAGCTGCTCGACGCCGACCGCGACGTGCCGCAAAGCTGGGAGCTGCTGCGCAAGCCCTACACGCGCGGCGAACTCGCGCGCGCATTGGCCAAGGTACTGGCGGCCGCACGGCCCAGCTAG